The Deltaproteobacteria bacterium CG11_big_fil_rev_8_21_14_0_20_42_23 genome includes a region encoding these proteins:
- a CDS encoding 6-pyruvoyl tetrahydrobiopterin synthase: MYSISKTFYFCYGHRLMDDHSKCKHLHGHTAKAALHLKRDQLDERGMVMHFSELKQSFGKWIDEEVDHVMLLNEKDPLVAVLKAQGEKCKLLPFHPTAENIAKWFFEQAKNFGLPIVQLDIWESESSLASYAE, from the coding sequence ATGTACAGCATCAGCAAAACATTCTACTTTTGTTATGGCCATCGCCTGATGGATGATCACAGCAAATGCAAGCACCTCCACGGTCACACGGCGAAGGCTGCTTTGCACTTGAAACGTGATCAGCTTGATGAGCGCGGCATGGTGATGCATTTTTCAGAGCTGAAACAAAGTTTTGGAAAGTGGATTGACGAAGAAGTTGATCACGTAATGCTGCTCAACGAAAAAGATCCGCTGGTTGCAGTGCTGAAAGCTCAAGGCGAAAAATGCAAGTTGCTTCCCTTCCATCCCACCGCAGAAAACATTGCCAAATGGTTTTTCGAACAAGCCAAAAACTTTGGCCTTCCTATCGTTCAACTAGATATTTGGGAATCCGAAAGTTCCCTTGCCAGTTATGCTGAGTAG